The DNA segment CGGATTACAAGAAGCTTGGTGACGGCAACACCGGACCAAATACCGGCGGGATGGGCGCTATCACCCCGGTCCCCTGGTTTACCCCGGACCATCTCGAGACGGCAATCAGGGAAATCGTGGAGCCGACCCATGCAGCCCTTCAGCGTGAAGGGCTCGGGTACACCGGGGTACTCTACTTCGGGTTGATGATTACCGCCGACGGACCGCGCCTGCTTGAGTACAACGTTCGCTTTGGCGACCCCGAGGCCCAGATCCTGCTGCCGCTGATCGGCGGTGATTTCGGAGAGATCTGCTGCAGCCTGATCGCGGGCAGATCTCCGAGCATCGATGCCGCACATGCGGCCGCGGTTACCGTGGTCGCGGCAGCCCCGGGCTACCCTGGGACCTACCCCAAGGACATTCCAGTCGAACTGCCGTCCAGCCTGCCGGATAACGGCGCCCTTTTCCATGCGGCAACCACTACCGGCCACGACGGACGGATACTGACCAGCGGAGGGCGCTGCTTCACCGCCACCGGCTGGAGCAGTGATCTTGCGGCAGCCCGGAAAGCCGCCTACAGCGTTCTGGACAGCCTCTCGTTTGCGGGGATGCAGCATCGCCATGACATCGGCGAACGGGTGCAGCAGAACACCTGAGGAGTTGATGATCAGCGCCAGCCGTGCTGGCGCCTGATTTCATAGAGAAGTATGCCGGCTGCAACCGAGACGTTCAGTGAATCGACGTTGCCGCGCATGGGAATAGATACAATCTTGTCACACAGCCGGGCGGTCTGCTGATGCAACCCGGCACCCTCGCGACCCATTACCAGGCCGACACGCCCCTTCAGATCGGTATCGGCAGCTGAATCACCATCCATATCCGCACCATACACCCAAAAACCGGCTTGCTGGGCAGCCTCTATGGCCCGATTCAGGTTGGTAACCTGGTAGAGCGGGACGTAATGAGCTGCTCCGCTGCTGGTCTGTACAACGGTTGCGGTTACCCCGGCGCTGCGACGTGCCGGCAGCACAACCGCATCGACCTGAAACACATCGGCACTCCGCAGTACTGCGCCCAGATTGTGGGGATCGGTAATCCCATCCAGAAACACCACCACTGCCTCTGTGTCCTGATTCTGTTCCAGCCACTGCTCGAACGACAGCCGCTCGGCGGAGGCGCCACTCTGACCGGCCAATCCGGCGGCTGACTGGAATGCAAAGCCACGATGATCATCGCCGGCCAGTGTCCGCAGCTGCTCGGAGGATACCCGGTGTACCGCCAGACCCCGGGCTGCAGCGGCCCGTACCACTTGTTGCATACGCTGGTTGTCGCGATCCGCCTGTACGTACAGCTCGCCGTTGTTACCTGACCGCAGGGCCTCGAGTACCGCCTGCAGGTTTTTCAGTACCATGGTATCAGTCCTTAATCATACGAACGTACATAATCCGGTTGCCCGTCCCCGGTAGTGTCGCGTCGAATCTCGGAAACCAGATGACCGTTAACCAACTGAACCCAGACATCGATCTGACCATCACCCACAGTATCAAGCTCACGCATCACCAGTTCCCCGTCGTTGTAGAAGTAGAAGTCATCCAGCTGCCCGTCGCCGCTGTAATCATAGACCTCCTGAATCCGTAACCCCTGCCGGTTGTGCAGCACCACATAGTCAGCAGTACCGTTGCCGTTGCGATCGTGATGGGTCCAGCGGTCGGACGGATAGTCTGCAGGATCGAATGAGCGAATATAATGCTCGGCTGCATCGCTGGATCGCTGGGCATATACCGAAGCAGGTACCGCAAGCAGCAGGGCT comes from the Spirochaeta africana DSM 8902 genome and includes:
- the purD gene encoding phosphoribosylamine--glycine ligase; the encoded protein is MKVLVMGNGGREHALVWKLAAARSVDRVLAYPGNAGTASLADNIPAPDHDPDWQHLIGVCRDQQVDWVFVGPEIPLSAGVVDALTVAGIPAIGPHQQAARLEGSKSFSKDFMLRNSIPTAAAAVVDSMAALEDELAKRPGMVVLKKSGLAAGKGVLESADRQELREFAARVFPDDTIVVEDYLTGFEVSLFTLSNGDSFTILPPCADYKKLGDGNTGPNTGGMGAITPVPWFTPDHLETAIREIVEPTHAALQREGLGYTGVLYFGLMITADGPRLLEYNVRFGDPEAQILLPLIGGDFGEICCSLIAGRSPSIDAAHAAAVTVVAAAPGYPGTYPKDIPVELPSSLPDNGALFHAATTTGHDGRILTSGGRCFTATGWSSDLAAARKAAYSVLDSLSFAGMQHRHDIGERVQQNT
- the rlmB gene encoding 23S rRNA (guanosine(2251)-2'-O)-methyltransferase RlmB, giving the protein MVLKNLQAVLEALRSGNNGELYVQADRDNQRMQQVVRAAAARGLAVHRVSSEQLRTLAGDDHRGFAFQSAAGLAGQSGASAERLSFEQWLEQNQDTEAVVVFLDGITDPHNLGAVLRSADVFQVDAVVLPARRSAGVTATVVQTSSGAAHYVPLYQVTNLNRAIEAAQQAGFWVYGADMDGDSAADTDLKGRVGLVMGREGAGLHQQTARLCDKIVSIPMRGNVDSLNVSVAAGILLYEIRRQHGWR